The following proteins are co-located in the Candidatus Woesearchaeota archaeon genome:
- a CDS encoding S8 family serine peptidase produces the protein MTMVGRGESRRFFVPRIVTPLYVMLMVLLLLVLSNPAGSDSVISGCQVLNESTVYVLEEDMTVSGTCFTVTADDLTLDCQLHRITGNGTGTGVSFFNNSLVTIKNCVFEQFDTGLDVYESFIRVETTLLEKSNRGILTRGYFYVDAELNSFRNNTFNIENTNESVLLEAQNNWFGSNDSAVINASVSGNVSIPFWLEEDPFSDNDLDAVFDFVDNCNVANPNQSDSDYDGLGDVCDNCIMDYNPFQGDLDNDTIGDVCDYDADDDSICDFGPSLTEPLPENVARDKMINASAFVDPYVPLFAVDGDNTTFLALVGEPPQYVTIDLGQIIPLDRFVIVFNDSLSRLYDYTVALSEDGSNFSMVIAVSKNEDVRNDIFFNLTPARFFRLTLLDYDFDDDDVRINEIELYSSLLLCRGGQQEEDVCPTIANPDQNDSDDDGRGNECDNCPFDDNPDQDDADLDDKGDACDQNLFLLNSVYDPLTEEANISSQFLTAEDTGYYVIQFYGFLTQNQSEELEGIGVEFLEYIPDNGYIVFFDPLIKTQIQNLSYVRFLGIFQPADRLSSGLYRIINEALLEDNETLNLTIFTFQHVQEVNESITGLGATVQYVLNDSLGVETEVKNILNISFIPDVSSVTILPAIEFFGFKTPLTLGVRKSAVIGKNQNFYGYEGDGQVIGHLDTGTDTSHAELGASVIPNEDIPFSRDCNAPKNMEPRGLEKNNGEDPIGHGTATAGVAVGAGVSGMNYKQESIRGIAPLASLYSTKVCNANVLKELQRTLFTGRFPEDDVIYAFDNSYERGARVYTNSWGTATGPSTFYYCRRVQKLTEPRNYDVRINRFVFEKQDFLPFFAASNTGRDFEDTLSYIPLTDILLFNAFKCSVYETSQEFGWGNLANPGVAKNVLTVGGLEQELKGCDGVRWFKKENAFERDDMYDAESCHRVDSDTDLWGGSSRGPTPDLRLKPDVVTVASGRFIVRSSQMDDEVSKHYVSTLGGDPYYLAAQYHFGPQYRVSYGTSFATPAAAAVGALIREYYQKEQTVEKPSAALLKATVINGAQDVPNRLIGIGPIFGADYQDLYSQTGSIPNFREGWGKVNFSNSIKPCWPYQCLRYKDNEIVETKVIFPYRFSSDRAMGITFTWMDPPDSSLTSRSLVNELELEMTSPTGIKYKSTFNNFNEEGESVDESAKDYCRLIYVDQDTITDEDHVMFNIKASASSPLRLRCNEPEKVKSNVKRLILKEPEDGFWNITIKGKSVNPSFTPNGQNFALVVSGVRGIDAANETDNATNFFPYGNLIYAYGQGLPSETPLQLVVVANRHDFAWDSTQTISESSNKNEAVNGFTLFTYEETATTDNVNGTLPKKTLLWDPNTPGIFPDLTKLQKAIFDAKGHFNVFVDFGEKKGVVEPDFGSITYDVKEKDPRTHEVTKKDSWKRYEDVVDYHKTVGFRIGYAGASHSPNGGFNDFDDEFSWGTSSEIFAMGVGFEPKTKVDLYVMKDRNWENGDSLQGSIRFVDDASIGDEGELGVEIWDDIDRKEVGFYDLIVDVNQNGIYDPKMDVIDGRSDPGFKITCQPEEEICGAIASSFTGGEPTDAFAESNAVAANLHLFKKHTGEVRVYTVKQFTVIRAGIPLEDVSESVETLVVPPSTDFTKTLDLWKAQTKKELGGYEIVIDVDEKETPGYGIFDPELDIYDPDGFVVTNAVREQKIAVDSKGNLHVAGRQVVKEDESGMFVTQVLYAKIPKEQRATIDLEHPDLFAWSKDKSIVFTTVDESFYYLTRYVDIAVDANDIPHLVYMKESKNIAFSFLIYLKLKFDIVDDKEVVSIAKREPIYYKWQDYMETRLNYPTITIDPLTNEPVISARVAMQYPDNFYFGYVYPVCLTESGLRSMSSALMGYFGGFFIYPSFSGLIPKSTKFTGQSLQLIKRSEGYSGFPEWPGDINKFPESASLYSGALVGVTTCAGAPLIKKSPPNWQWTTIDETSTLGVTFDFSNALLDNEGTPHVLYRRYEDTSEGTFNQNTPQRLFYKQLSGDYPYLQQKVSENVPEPWVPGMDIDDKRTVHTVWESEDKVFYNEVTSEKVGKQRLVTSLEKRPQYPFTLAKPQLGVDAQDILHIAYVRSKDNDRYDEYSLEYIKGQQKEDKVTFAEPVLLADSTTFPVLGYGEIAEPALTISKLARPTDWTDRVFVTWVETAQFTMVKMRKTTPHVVVLIVAGGMDDDTLFSRPEKIPRIQQLLDDTNGYHSRISSSVLGTTMTSQADFFTGLYPSKHFIIGDNFMREETDLEFVPFDHTPYTTIDTLWTEKGVMTLFDYLAKNEKHSAALPSLYSKGITQIPPDFMMMPLVSFISGAEFGQEHRKFYLTNLKNNDAKRSNDAPDLMVIYLLTNDLGEDRGVWEEGMTPEEELKTIDPNEVDSQIGEIIDALKTSNLYDDTLFIITSDLGLKNVEKDSFHALANWDLGDLRKPEGLEVTDLFLNGFMAYSKDGLDVARVFSNNSRYIQESSWFGTLQRILLKQDGIYQRYYYDGANDVFEPASDFFLPFLMGNPPFAESPNMILIASQGYYFHDFPHYAAYGHLSWLPFVVAGSGYDLFVRGNKDLAKTLRSIDVTPTIGYFVGGQSLVDKMVGIDGRNAFQPELVIEGGSPVDFHLYDSQGKHTGINEFGDIETEIPGSDYRIDPTTNKKKITVLQFNESYRFVVSAYAYGSFNVSILLMNESNTIYLTYPLTNVSKDSVAQLDLSGSFIMNLDYDGDEIFETTIQPLRNIIVEQSTMDHTAYVTILSLPTYDLAALDLTDATDVLLTLKTKTMSISDGRVTIEKIANNSFDAPSFFTIGSLWRVNITDNVLTNAKKINLTILYPEYELIPRHLAESSLALYDTQTLVRLNGSVDPLSNSITVSLTRSGSYILASTDQTPIIHDVLVSPQISNIPEQMIRVEANITDDHGIVSVIAMLENRSQEMVYNGITERYEASLPGPLLHGTYPLTVIATDDTNNTMSKESSFMLDLRAPLLTMISPENITYLTNSIDLSFYTDEATTISYTLDNEPQIPLNATRSFIPVTYPLIILGGNHSLVLSAADLFNNTQTVGVNFSVAFQNAKVSAIELPLYERPNELFSVKATIENTMMENLTDLEVQLLVDGNLSNAVRVDLPGESSKDLFFSVLLLEGRPNITVSVVPALNETFVEDNTLSKEILITQKVPVLLVNDDPNSNTTLYTKPIQESGGLGYDVVVHNNTAGMPTAAVLDMFRIVVWVTGVASEQSLDPYEQARLQQYLDTGGNLLVFSNRLGHERGTTGFYQNYLSAAYRRVAPTKTIEGVFRDPVGKGLLFTLTEPGEEIQALAPATESLEYSNADGAAVKYEGTTFKTAYYTFGLEDVPDPLTRTTLVERTFAYFAIDFIPPTMTNKQPVDNTSFAINTSSVMLSLATDESATCRYSFITTEYSAMLAFNETGEINHRTELTNLSNGAYYTVFLNCRDKHGNQNNKETILFFIHNRTFFPPQLEPLPDMNIAENETLAILLNVSDPEGDPLNITITDHEVFGYVPLADRFVLTNTTLSLQTTFEDAGQYQLTILVTDGFATVATTFSLVIENVNRPPVLTPLGSQHLLEDTYYSVTVEATDPDGEDLMFADNATFFTIHPITGAISLTPKQANLGEYLVNITVTDGQLTVFEVVPFTITNTNDAPVILFIPPQRVQEGTSFMLQVNASDADADNILFSDNTTLFNISSEGIVSFTPTNGDVGNHLITITASDGLSNDTKLLNLVVDVLNQPPLFQIIPTEIYVMMNSLLEINVTACDPDLDPECVP, from the coding sequence GTGACTATGGTTGGCAGGGGGGAATCGCGAAGATTTTTTGTACCCAGAATAGTGACACCGCTCTACGTCATGCTGATGGTTCTTTTGCTTTTAGTGTTGAGTAATCCTGCGGGTAGTGACAGCGTTATTTCTGGCTGTCAGGTACTGAATGAATCAACGGTCTATGTCCTTGAGGAGGATATGACTGTTTCTGGAACGTGTTTTACCGTAACAGCCGATGACCTTACCTTGGATTGTCAGTTGCATAGAATTACCGGAAATGGGACTGGAACGGGCGTCTCATTTTTTAATAATTCTCTGGTTACCATCAAAAACTGTGTTTTTGAGCAATTTGATACAGGATTGGATGTCTATGAGTCGTTTATCCGCGTTGAAACGACATTACTTGAAAAATCCAATCGCGGTATACTTACCCGTGGCTATTTTTATGTTGACGCTGAGTTAAACTCATTTCGCAATAATACCTTTAACATCGAGAATACGAATGAAAGCGTGCTCTTGGAGGCTCAAAACAATTGGTTTGGGTCGAATGATTCTGCAGTAATTAATGCATCTGTTTCTGGAAATGTGAGCATTCCTTTTTGGCTTGAAGAAGATCCGTTCTCTGATAATGACCTTGATGCTGTTTTTGACTTTGTAGATAATTGTAATGTTGCTAATCCCAATCAGTCTGATAGTGATTATGATGGGCTTGGCGATGTCTGCGATAATTGTATCATGGACTACAACCCCTTTCAAGGAGACCTTGATAATGACACTATTGGTGATGTTTGTGATTATGATGCAGATGATGATAGCATTTGTGATTTTGGCCCCTCGCTTACTGAGCCACTCCCGGAGAATGTTGCTCGTGATAAAATGATTAATGCCTCAGCCTTTGTAGACCCTTATGTTCCGCTGTTTGCTGTTGATGGGGATAACACCACATTCCTTGCGCTCGTTGGGGAGCCTCCTCAGTATGTAACCATTGATCTTGGTCAGATCATTCCTCTTGACCGTTTTGTCATTGTGTTTAATGATTCTTTGTCACGCTTGTATGACTATACGGTTGCGCTTAGTGAAGATGGCAGCAACTTTAGCATGGTCATAGCAGTCTCTAAAAATGAGGATGTACGAAATGATATCTTCTTTAATCTCACTCCTGCACGGTTTTTTCGACTTACTCTTCTTGATTATGACTTTGATGATGATGATGTGCGAATCAATGAGATTGAGTTGTACAGCTCTTTGCTCTTATGTCGAGGCGGTCAACAAGAAGAAGACGTTTGTCCCACCATAGCAAATCCTGATCAGAACGATAGTGATGATGATGGCAGAGGTAACGAATGTGACAATTGTCCTTTTGATGATAATCCTGACCAGGATGATGCAGACCTTGATGACAAAGGAGATGCGTGTGATCAGAATTTATTTTTATTGAACTCTGTGTATGATCCGCTCACTGAGGAAGCAAATATCTCTTCTCAGTTTCTAACAGCTGAGGACACCGGGTATTATGTTATTCAGTTCTATGGTTTTCTGACGCAGAATCAGAGCGAAGAACTTGAGGGAATTGGTGTAGAATTTTTAGAATATATTCCTGACAATGGGTATATTGTGTTTTTTGATCCGCTCATCAAAACTCAAATCCAGAATCTTTCCTATGTTCGTTTCCTTGGTATTTTCCAGCCTGCCGATCGGTTGAGTTCAGGACTTTACCGAATTATCAATGAGGCATTACTTGAAGATAATGAGACGCTTAATTTAACCATCTTTACCTTCCAGCATGTTCAGGAAGTTAATGAAAGCATCACTGGGCTTGGAGCAACGGTTCAGTACGTTCTCAATGATTCACTTGGTGTTGAAACTGAGGTGAAGAACATTTTGAACATCTCCTTTATCCCTGATGTTTCATCGGTTACCATTTTACCCGCCATTGAGTTCTTTGGATTTAAGACCCCTCTTACCCTTGGTGTCCGAAAGAGTGCTGTTATTGGTAAGAATCAGAATTTTTATGGATACGAAGGTGATGGACAAGTCATTGGCCATTTAGATACAGGAACAGACACCAGTCATGCTGAGTTAGGTGCGAGTGTTATTCCTAACGAGGATATCCCTTTTTCAAGGGATTGTAATGCACCTAAGAATATGGAGCCAAGAGGTTTGGAAAAGAATAATGGTGAGGATCCTATTGGGCATGGAACGGCTACAGCAGGAGTTGCTGTCGGAGCAGGAGTGTCTGGAATGAATTATAAGCAGGAGTCCATTAGAGGAATTGCACCTCTTGCCAGTCTCTATTCAACAAAAGTTTGTAATGCAAACGTCCTCAAAGAACTTCAAAGAACATTATTTACCGGGCGTTTTCCTGAGGATGATGTGATCTATGCATTTGACAATTCTTACGAACGAGGAGCAAGAGTTTACACGAATAGTTGGGGTACTGCCACTGGCCCTTCGACCTTTTATTATTGTAGACGTGTGCAAAAACTTACTGAACCTAGAAATTATGATGTACGGATAAATCGTTTTGTTTTTGAAAAACAAGATTTTCTTCCATTTTTTGCAGCCTCAAACACAGGAAGAGACTTTGAAGACACATTAAGTTATATTCCTCTTACCGATATTTTATTATTTAATGCATTTAAATGTTCAGTATACGAAACTTCTCAAGAATTTGGATGGGGAAACCTTGCAAATCCTGGGGTCGCGAAGAATGTTCTGACGGTTGGTGGCTTAGAGCAGGAATTAAAAGGGTGTGATGGTGTAAGGTGGTTTAAGAAAGAGAATGCTTTTGAGAGAGATGATATGTACGATGCTGAGAGTTGTCATCGTGTTGATAGTGACACAGATCTCTGGGGTGGCTCAAGCAGAGGACCTACTCCAGATTTGCGATTAAAACCTGATGTTGTTACTGTAGCATCGGGAAGATTTATTGTAAGATCTAGCCAAATGGACGATGAGGTTAGCAAGCATTATGTTTCTACACTTGGTGGTGACCCTTACTACTTAGCAGCTCAGTACCATTTTGGGCCACAATATCGTGTTTCGTATGGGACCAGTTTTGCGACTCCTGCGGCTGCTGCAGTTGGTGCTCTGATTAGGGAATACTATCAGAAGGAACAAACAGTTGAAAAACCAAGTGCTGCGCTCTTGAAAGCAACGGTGATTAATGGAGCACAAGATGTACCAAATAGACTCATTGGGATAGGACCCATTTTTGGGGCAGATTATCAGGATTTGTATAGTCAAACAGGGTCAATTCCTAATTTCCGTGAAGGTTGGGGGAAAGTGAATTTCTCGAATTCTATCAAACCGTGTTGGCCGTACCAGTGTTTACGGTATAAAGATAATGAGATTGTTGAAACAAAAGTTATTTTTCCCTACCGGTTTTCTTCTGATCGTGCCATGGGAATTACGTTTACGTGGATGGACCCTCCAGATTCCTCTTTGACCTCCAGGAGTCTTGTTAATGAACTTGAGCTTGAGATGACTTCTCCGACAGGAATCAAGTACAAAAGCACATTCAATAACTTTAATGAGGAAGGTGAGTCAGTTGATGAGTCCGCTAAGGATTATTGTCGTCTCATTTATGTAGATCAAGACACTATTACTGATGAGGATCATGTTATGTTTAACATCAAAGCATCTGCGTCATCTCCACTTAGATTAAGATGTAACGAGCCAGAAAAAGTAAAAAGTAATGTCAAACGGTTAATCCTCAAAGAACCAGAAGATGGATTCTGGAATATTACTATTAAAGGAAAATCAGTTAATCCTTCCTTTACTCCCAATGGCCAGAACTTTGCACTTGTCGTCAGTGGTGTGAGAGGGATTGATGCAGCAAATGAAACTGACAATGCCACTAATTTCTTTCCGTATGGTAATCTGATTTATGCTTATGGTCAGGGACTTCCCAGTGAAACACCTCTTCAGTTGGTTGTTGTCGCCAACCGTCATGATTTTGCGTGGGATTCTACTCAAACTATTTCAGAATCGTCAAACAAGAATGAAGCGGTGAATGGCTTTACCCTTTTTACCTACGAAGAAACAGCAACAACTGATAATGTTAATGGAACTCTTCCCAAAAAAACCTTACTTTGGGATCCCAATACACCTGGAATCTTTCCTGATCTCACAAAACTTCAAAAGGCAATTTTTGATGCAAAAGGACATTTCAATGTTTTTGTTGACTTTGGTGAGAAAAAAGGGGTTGTTGAGCCTGATTTTGGTTCTATTACCTATGATGTCAAGGAAAAAGATCCTCGTACCCATGAGGTAACGAAAAAAGATTCATGGAAGAGATACGAGGATGTGGTTGATTATCACAAAACAGTTGGTTTTCGTATTGGCTATGCAGGTGCATCACACTCTCCAAATGGAGGTTTTAATGACTTTGATGATGAGTTCTCATGGGGGACATCATCAGAGATTTTTGCCATGGGTGTTGGCTTTGAGCCAAAAACAAAGGTTGATCTCTATGTCATGAAAGATCGCAATTGGGAGAATGGTGACTCACTCCAAGGTTCGATTCGGTTCGTGGATGATGCTTCGATAGGAGATGAGGGAGAGTTAGGTGTGGAAATCTGGGATGATATTGACCGGAAAGAGGTTGGCTTTTATGATCTTATTGTTGATGTGAATCAGAATGGTATTTATGATCCAAAAATGGATGTTATTGATGGACGCTCTGATCCTGGATTTAAGATAACGTGCCAACCTGAAGAAGAGATATGCGGAGCAATTGCATCCTCCTTTACTGGTGGTGAACCTACCGACGCCTTTGCAGAATCAAATGCAGTTGCAGCGAATTTACATCTATTCAAAAAACATACTGGAGAAGTTCGTGTCTATACTGTTAAACAATTTACGGTGATTAGAGCGGGAATACCCCTTGAAGATGTTTCTGAGAGTGTTGAAACCTTGGTAGTTCCTCCATCAACTGATTTTACCAAAACCCTCGACCTTTGGAAGGCACAAACAAAAAAGGAATTGGGAGGATATGAAATTGTTATTGATGTGGATGAAAAAGAAACACCGGGATATGGTATCTTTGATCCAGAATTAGATATCTACGATCCCGATGGTTTTGTTGTTACCAATGCGGTGCGTGAACAAAAAATTGCCGTTGATAGCAAAGGAAATCTCCATGTTGCAGGTCGTCAAGTAGTAAAAGAGGATGAATCGGGTATGTTTGTCACCCAGGTTCTCTATGCCAAGATACCTAAGGAACAGCGAGCAACAATCGATCTTGAACATCCTGATTTGTTTGCTTGGAGTAAGGATAAGTCTATTGTCTTTACCACGGTTGATGAATCTTTCTATTATCTTACTCGTTATGTTGATATCGCAGTAGATGCAAACGATATCCCCCATCTTGTTTATATGAAGGAAAGCAAGAACATTGCATTCAGTTTTTTGATCTATCTCAAGCTCAAATTTGACATTGTCGATGACAAAGAAGTCGTCAGTATAGCAAAGCGAGAGCCTATTTACTACAAATGGCAAGACTATATGGAAACCCGTCTTAACTATCCAACCATTACCATTGATCCTCTTACCAATGAGCCAGTTATCTCTGCGCGGGTTGCCATGCAGTATCCTGATAATTTTTACTTTGGTTATGTTTATCCTGTGTGTCTTACCGAGAGTGGTTTAAGATCCATGTCGAGTGCTTTGATGGGTTATTTTGGAGGCTTTTTCATCTATCCTTCTTTTAGTGGATTAATACCAAAATCGACTAAATTTACTGGACAGTCTCTTCAATTGATTAAACGTAGTGAGGGATATTCGGGGTTTCCAGAATGGCCAGGTGATATAAACAAATTTCCTGAGTCAGCATCTCTCTACAGCGGTGCACTTGTTGGTGTTACTACCTGTGCCGGTGCACCTCTTATAAAAAAAAGTCCACCGAACTGGCAGTGGACAACAATTGATGAGACTTCTACGCTCGGCGTTACCTTTGATTTCTCAAATGCGTTACTGGATAATGAAGGAACGCCCCATGTTCTCTATAGACGATACGAAGATACTTCGGAAGGGACTTTTAATCAAAATACACCTCAACGATTGTTCTACAAACAACTGAGTGGTGATTACCCTTATCTCCAGCAGAAGGTTTCAGAGAATGTTCCTGAGCCATGGGTTCCTGGTATGGACATTGATGATAAAAGAACGGTTCACACGGTTTGGGAGAGTGAGGATAAGGTGTTTTATAATGAGGTAACCTCCGAAAAAGTTGGCAAGCAACGTCTTGTTACCTCTTTAGAGAAAAGACCGCAGTATCCATTCACCCTTGCAAAGCCACAGCTCGGTGTTGACGCACAAGATATTCTGCACATAGCGTATGTGAGGAGCAAAGACAATGATCGCTATGATGAATACTCATTAGAGTACATCAAAGGACAGCAGAAAGAAGACAAAGTAACCTTTGCTGAACCAGTCTTACTTGCTGACTCGACAACCTTTCCGGTATTAGGGTATGGTGAAATTGCTGAACCTGCCTTAACCATTAGTAAATTGGCACGTCCAACTGATTGGACTGATAGAGTCTTTGTCACCTGGGTTGAAACAGCACAATTTACCATGGTCAAAATGAGAAAAACAACACCGCATGTTGTTGTTTTGATTGTTGCAGGCGGCATGGATGATGACACACTTTTCAGCCGTCCTGAGAAAATTCCTCGTATCCAACAGCTCTTGGATGATACCAATGGTTACCATTCCCGTATATCTTCTTCTGTTTTAGGGACAACAATGACCTCTCAGGCAGATTTCTTTACAGGCCTTTATCCCTCAAAGCATTTTATTATTGGTGATAACTTTATGCGAGAAGAAACAGATCTAGAGTTTGTTCCGTTTGACCATACTCCCTACACAACAATTGATACACTCTGGACAGAGAAGGGTGTTATGACCTTGTTTGATTATCTTGCAAAAAACGAGAAGCACAGTGCGGCTCTGCCGTCGCTCTACAGCAAAGGGATTACTCAGATCCCTCCTGATTTTATGATGATGCCACTTGTTAGTTTCATCAGTGGTGCTGAGTTTGGTCAAGAACACAGAAAGTTTTATCTCACTAATCTGAAAAACAATGATGCAAAGCGTTCTAATGATGCTCCAGATCTCATGGTTATCTATCTCCTCACAAATGATTTGGGTGAAGATCGTGGTGTCTGGGAAGAGGGAATGACTCCAGAAGAAGAACTCAAAACCATCGATCCCAATGAAGTTGACAGCCAGATTGGAGAAATTATTGATGCATTGAAAACAAGCAATCTTTATGATGATACTCTCTTTATTATTACCTCAGATCTTGGATTGAAAAATGTTGAAAAGGACTCTTTTCATGCATTGGCAAATTGGGATTTAGGAGATTTACGAAAACCTGAAGGCCTCGAAGTTACTGATCTTTTCCTTAATGGATTCATGGCCTATTCCAAGGATGGTTTGGACGTTGCACGAGTTTTCTCAAATAATAGTCGTTATATTCAGGAAAGCAGCTGGTTTGGTACCCTACAAAGAATTTTACTAAAGCAGGATGGTATCTATCAGCGCTATTATTACGATGGCGCCAATGATGTCTTTGAACCTGCAAGTGATTTCTTCTTACCATTCCTTATGGGAAATCCTCCCTTTGCTGAGAGTCCTAACATGATTCTCATTGCTTCTCAGGGATATTATTTCCATGATTTCCCTCACTATGCAGCCTATGGTCATCTGTCTTGGCTACCCTTTGTGGTTGCTGGATCGGGGTATGATCTCTTTGTACGAGGAAACAAAGATCTCGCAAAAACACTTCGTTCCATTGATGTTACTCCTACTATTGGCTATTTTGTTGGTGGTCAATCTCTTGTTGACAAGATGGTTGGTATTGACGGGAGAAATGCATTCCAGCCAGAGCTTGTCATAGAGGGTGGGTCTCCTGTTGACTTCCATCTCTATGATTCTCAGGGAAAGCATACAGGGATAAATGAGTTTGGCGATATCGAAACCGAAATTCCAGGCTCTGATTATCGTATAGATCCAACCACCAACAAAAAAAAGATTACCGTGCTCCAGTTTAACGAGAGCTATCGTTTTGTCGTAAGTGCTTACGCCTATGGATCATTTAATGTAAGTATTCTGCTGATGAATGAAAGTAATACCATTTATCTTACCTATCCATTAACCAATGTATCCAAGGATTCAGTTGCTCAACTCGATCTTTCAGGAAGTTTCATCATGAATCTCGATTATGATGGTGATGAGATCTTTGAGACTACTATTCAACCACTGAGGAACATCATTGTTGAGCAATCGACGATGGATCATACGGCATACGTGACTATTCTATCACTCCCAACATATGATCTTGCCGCTCTTGATCTCACCGATGCAACTGACGTCTTACTTACCCTCAAGACAAAAACAATGTCCATCAGCGATGGGAGAGTTACCATTGAAAAAATAGCCAACAACAGTTTTGACGCTCCTTCTTTTTTTACCATTGGCAGTCTCTGGCGGGTTAATATTACTGATAATGTTCTAACAAATGCGAAGAAAATAAATCTTACCATTCTGTATCCTGAATATGAGCTCATCCCGCGACATCTTGCAGAATCCTCCTTAGCGCTGTATGATACGCAGACTCTTGTGAGGTTGAACGGAAGTGTTGATCCTCTGAGCAATAGCATTACGGTCTCACTTACTCGATCAGGGAGCTATATCCTTGCATCGACAGATCAGACGCCAATAATTCATGATGTTCTTGTTTCTCCGCAAATAAGCAACATTCCTGAACAGATGATACGTGTGGAAGCAAACATAACTGATGATCATGGCATCGTGAGCGTTATCGCCATGCTTGAAAATCGTAGCCAGGAGATGGTGTACAATGGTATTACTGAAAGATATGAGGCATCCCTTCCTGGGCCATTGCTTCATGGAACTTATCCACTGACGGTTATTGCCACTGATGACACGAATAACACGATGAGTAAAGAATCTTCTTTTATGCTTGATCTTAGAGCACCTCTGCTAACGATGATATCTCCAGAAAATATCACCTATCTGACCAACAGTATTGATCTCAGTTTTTATACTGATGAAGCTACAACAATCAGCTATACTCTTGATAATGAACCACAAATTCCTCTCAATGCAACACGATCCTTTATTCCAGTAACCTATCCGCTTATTATTCTCGGAGGCAATCATTCGCTGGTGCTTTCTGCTGCAGACCTCTTCAACAACACACAAACCGTGGGTGTGAATTTCTCAGTTGCGTTCCAGAATGCAAAAGTTTCGGCAATAGAGCTTCCGCTTTATGAGAGACCAAATGAACTCTTCTCAGTCAAAGCAACCATCGAGAATACGATGATGGAGAACCTCACTGACCTCGAGGTTCAACTCCTGGTTGATGGAAACCTTTCAAATGCTGTTCGTGTGGATCTTCCTGGAGAATCTTCAAAAGATCTCTTTTTTAGCGTTTTGCTTTTAGAAGGAAGACCAAATATTACGGTAAGCGTAGTTCCTGCGTTGAACGAAACCTTTGTGGAAGATAATACCCTCTCTAAAGAAATCCTTATCACGCAGAAGGTTCCTGTTCTTCTGGTGAATGATGATCCTAACAGTAATACCACCCTGTATACCAAACCCATTCAGGAATCAGGAGGATTAGGGTATGATGTTGTGGTGCATAATAATACCGCAGGAATGCCAACAGCAGCAGTTCTTGATATGTTCCGGATTGTTGTTTGGGTGACGGGTGTTGCTAGTGAACAATCCTTAGATCCGTATGAACAGGCACGCCTTCAGCAGTATCTTGATACGGGGGGAAACCTTCTGGTCTTTAGTAACCGTTTAGGACACGAGAGAGGAACGACGGGTTTTTATCAGAATTATCTCTCTGCAGCCTATCGAAGAGTTGCACCCACAAAAACCATTGAAGGCGTTTTCCGTGATCCTGTGGGAAAAGGATTGCTCTTCACGCTTACAGAACCAGGCGAAGAGATCCAAGCACTAGCTCCTGCAACTGAATCACTGGAATATTCCAACGCAGATGGTGCAGCAGTTAAGTATGAAGGAACAACCTTCAAGACAGCTTACTATACCTTTGGGCTTGAGGACGTTCCAGATCCACTGACCAGAACAACCTTAGTTGAGCGAACCTTTGCCTATTTTGCGATTGATTTTATTCCTCCGACCATGACGAATAAACAACCGGTGGATAATACTTCGTTTGCAATTAATACCAGCTCGGTTATGCTTTCCTTAGCTACTGACGAGTCTGCAACATGCCGGTATTCATTTATCACCACAGAATACAGTGCAATGCTCGCTTTCAATGAAACCGGCGAAATTAACCATAGAACAGAACTCACGAACCTCTCTAATGGAGCCTATTACACTGTTTTCCTGAACTGTCGGGATAAGCATGGTAATCAAAACAACAAAGAGACCATCCTGTTCTTCATCCACAACAGAACATTCTTCCCTCCTCAGCTTGAACCTCTTCCTGATATGAACATTGCTGAGAATGAAACGCTGGCGATCCTGCTGAATGTTTCTGATCCAGAGGGAGATCCTCTGAATATAACCATAACTGATCATGAAGTGTTTGGCTATGTTCCTTTGGCAGATCGCTTTGTGCTTACTAACACAACCCTAAGTTTACAAACTACCTTTGAAGATGCAGGACAGTACCAACTGACCATTCTTGTTACTGATGGTTTTGCTACCGTGGCAACAACCTTTAGCCTTGTCATTGAGAATGTGAACAGGCCTCCGGTCTTGACTCCGTTAGGTAGCCAACATCTTCTTGAAGATACGTATTACTCTGTTACCGTCGAAGCAACAGATCCAGATGGTGAGGATCTTATGTTTGCTGATAATGCAACCTTCTTTACCATCCATCCCATTACTGGAGCAATTTCATTGACACCAAAGCAGGCCAATCTTGGAGAGTATCTCGTGAATATTACGGTTACTGATGGCCAACTTACGGTCTTTGAGGTAGTTCCCTTTACGATTACCAATACCAATGATGCACCGGTTATATTGTTTATACCACCTCAGCGAGTACAGGAAGGAACCTCCTTTATGCTCCAGGTAAATGCAAGTGATGCTGATGCTGATAATATTCTCTTCTCAGACAACACCACCTTGTTCAATATTTCTTCTGAGGGAATTGTTTCTTTTACTCCTACGAATGGGGACGTTGGAAACCATCTTATTACAATAACCGCGAGTGATGGATTGAGCAATGACACCAAGCTTCTCAATCTTGTTGTTGATGTATTAAATCAACCACCTCTTTTCCAAATTATTCCTACGGAGATCTATGTCATGATGAACAGCCTCTTAGAGATTAATGTTACGGCTTGTGATCCTGATCTTGATCCGGAGTGTGTCCCATGA